The Gossypium hirsutum isolate 1008001.06 chromosome D02, Gossypium_hirsutum_v2.1, whole genome shotgun sequence region tttaataaaattcttaataattaccataaatttattttggtaaattattattgttattgttatttaaattttaataagattattaatatcaataataaataatttaatcatatttaaacataattattattaaatatattataattaaaatatataatttaataaagttcttaataattaatattcttatatgaatttactcaaatcataatatatgatactataaaagataatttgaaataattaatattaaatatattttaattaaaatatatgatttaataaaatttaaaataattataactaataaaatttaataagtgagtaagaattgaactctaaaaaaaaaaaaaaacataaccatATCGAATTATCATCAAGAACTCGATTGAATTTACAACAATTCTGAATTAAACGGAAGTATTGCCTCAATATCTCACttcaactaaaaatataaagcaagcattcaatagaagaaattcaagccgataCAATATCTCTTTCACCCAGCTCTCAACTCCAATTGGCCTTCCATAATCCAATTTTATTACCATAATCCAAGTTTTGGTTAGTTCCCATTGCAACGGTAACTCTTTTTCCAGGCCCAAGTGCTTGATCAACCACAACATTCTGCATAAAGAACCATGAAATAGCCCAAACCAGTTCATAAGTAATATATTAGTATCACACTCCTTAGTATACAAATTTAATCTGAacaagagaatatatatataagttttaagtCATGTTTGAGCTTTCTGAATGCAAAATAGGAAACTACAACTTTGTACAAGAAAATAATTCAGAGCAAATATGATCCTTCCCATTGCCAGCTTTATATGAAAATCTTTTTAGTGCTtgatactataaaaaaatttatggcaATGCTAATAATTGAACAGCATGAAATTAGCAACTAAGAATTAAATGTTCATCAATAGACTTAATTTCTTTCCATTTATAACTTCTATGCTCAAAAAGAAGTTTGAGCCAAAAGTACGAAAGAAAAAAGACAATAACCGTAAGCCATTAACAACTTCAAGGGGCAAACAAGAAGATTTTCAGGATAATATAGCCATTAAGGACCAGTATGTGGTCAAATAAGTTGATAGCTATCATTAAAATTTGCCGCttgattaaaaagaaaagaaattatgcAGGCAGCAAGTTAAAGTGAGTCACACTCGCACAAGAACAGACATACCTTATCTAAACCTACATCGACCACTGTTCCCGCAGAGCTTGTGGGTTTTTCCTCAAGTGTGACACCTATAAAGTTATCGCAACAAATGAAGTCAGCCAAAGATTCAATTCAGGCTCACCATTGATCAAGCATGTCTTCTAGTAGGCAACAGATTGCTAAGATTCCCCATAGAAACTGCACCCAAGTTCCTAACAATCTGGAACCTAACCTAACCTTATCATTTCTTTATAAAAGCCTGTAACCTCAGTTTCCAATCAATTCCCCATACAAATTACATCCAAGCTCTTTACATTTAAAAGCATATCAATTTATTTGTCCGTATCTATCCTTCCTACAATTCACCTTTTAACAATTATAGACCTAGTAAGAAACCTATAACAATCACAAAAGGCAGCAGCCAAACTTTACCTTCCCGGTTGGGAGCCCACTCATGCTTACGCAGATGATGTGGAGCATCAAGTGGAGGCAACATTCCCTACAATAGGCAAAGAAATGTAAAAATTAGTTTCAAATTCACTTCCATTAAAGGAAAAACAACAACAGccaaataaattcatcaaaactGTGTGAACTTGTTAAAAAGAAATCGATATTCACCACATATCTAAGGGAATTATGCTTAACGAAAAGAGCTTTTCTAAGATATTGCGGCGTCTCGAGATACTGCAAGATCCTAACAATAAAAGCCGCCCCTCTATCATTTTCATTCGAATTATTTTGGTTCAAAAAAGCACCATTATTCCTCAAGCTACTCTTATTATCAAACACCACCACCTGCTTATACAAACCACTGATTACTTGGTATAATTAACTAACAACTATAATGTAAGATTAAATAAGGGCTAATTATGatattagtccctctattatgctaaaatttgagatttaatatctCTGCTTTAATCTGGCATAATATAATACTTGTTCTCATTAAAGTGATAACATTCAATCAACCATGTtcaactaataataaatttgcaGGCCGaacatgtttttttaataaaaaaaacccaacatCATCAGTTTAACGGAAACAACTGATAATGTAATCGGTTAGCACCAATTAATAACATTATGccaaattaaactaaataaattaatcccAAATTTCAGCATAATAGATGGCCTAAAacaataattagaccattaaacaAATAAGAAATTAGGTTAAAAAAACTCAGCAGCACGAGCAATTTGACTCGCCAActgaaagaaaaaggagaaattaaatgaaaatttgtaacatAGGGTAGAAAGAGTGAAGAGAAGCAGAGGGATTTTCCGCCACTCGAGAGACTGAGCGTTGTCGACGATAGAACCAGCGATGGGTACGGTGACAGTGGGGATATCGTCGGCTTTTTTGGTTTCACCGTTGGTTTCTTTCTCCGATTTGGTTTTTGGCTTCTTTTTACGGTGAGAATCTCCGGCGGCGTTGAGAAGAGTGAGGTCCGTTTGGGTTTCTGCTGGGCTGTTGGTTTCGACTTCCCTTTCGAATCTCTTCTTATCCTTCTTCTTCCCCATTTCAGCTCAGTGTGTGTGCACGCTGCGGAACTGAAATAGTGACACTGAACCCCCGCGCTTGGGAGGGTAAAAGAGGACCGATTAGGTAATCCTTTCTTTTGGAAGGGAGTCCCAAATCGGCGCTGCATAAGGGAAAATGGGGAATCCGTGCGGAATGTATTAGGCCCGTTTTAGGGCAATACAGCCAACCAAACACGGTAATAGGTGGGGCcacggattaggggtgtattggctaatccaatacaccc contains the following coding sequences:
- the LOC121214537 gene encoding putative methyltransferase C9orf114, which encodes MGKKKDKKRFEREVETNSPAETQTDLTLLNAAGDSHRKKKPKTKSEKETNGETKKADDIPTVTVPIAGSIVDNAQSLEWRKIPLLLFTLSTLCYKFSFNFSFFFQLVVVFDNKSSLRNNGAFLNQNNSNENDRGAAFIVRILQYLETPQYLRKALFVKHNSLRYVGMLPPLDAPHHLRKHEWAPNREGVTLEEKPTSSAGTVVDVGLDKNVVVDQALGPGKRVTVAMGTNQNLDYGNKIGLWKANWS